One segment of Candidatus Paceibacterota bacterium DNA contains the following:
- a CDS encoding YbaB/EbfC family nucleoid-associated protein — protein sequence MFDKLKQLKKARDIQKALENREIAHEKEGVSVIVGGNLKIKEIKINPSLDKERQEVILKDCLNEAMEKVQMMAAREISNLGGF from the coding sequence ATGTTTGATAAATTAAAACAACTTAAAAAAGCAAGAGATATTCAAAAAGCGCTGGAGAATAGGGAAATTGCTCATGAAAAAGAAGGAGTAAGCGTTATTGTTGGCGGTAATTTAAAAATAAAAGAAATAAAGATCAATCCTTCTCTTGATAAGGAAAGACAGGAAGTTATTTTAAAAGATTGCCTAAATGAAGCAATGGAAAAAGTTCAAATGATGGCTGCAAGAGAAATATCTAATCTTGGCGGATTTTAA